In a single window of the Lacerta agilis isolate rLacAgi1 chromosome 15, rLacAgi1.pri, whole genome shotgun sequence genome:
- the LOC117060205 gene encoding caspase-1-like: protein MADEKLKEIRADFVNCANKTLVSQLLDKLLQEGVLNEEEADEVKENTKKQDQARILIDHVRRKGPRASQIFIQALQCQDSFLAEELRLQVPHPEQQARLPLQEVGPKAIASAKAAQLQETSDGLTLCPLDLFQKIQAEEKDEIYPIKDKETRTRLALVICNIDFKHCSNREGAEVDLVQMKLLLEGLGYRVETETNLCSQDMAERLKSFAAQEEHKTSDSTFVVLMSHGLREGLCGVKNEDSCSDLLSVDTVFSTFNNKNCPALRGKPKVIVIQACRGANKGFAYVSDSATPSATPLSPVQWPEEDFESDVIQKVHVESDFICLYSTTPDNVSWRSPRTGSLFITQLIKDIKKHAWNCNLEEIFRKVMQSFEKNPCQMPSKDRTTLTKKLYLFPGH from the exons ATGAGAAGCTGAAGGAAATCCGCGCAGATTTTGTGAACTGTGCTAACAAGACCCTCGTCAGCCAGCTCCTCGATAAGCTTCTCCAGGAAGGAGTCCTGAACGAGGAGGAGGCAGATGAGGTGAAGGAGAACACGAAGAAGCAGGACCAGGCAAGGATCTTGATCGACCACGTGAGGAGGAAGGGGCCCAGAGCCAGCCAGATCTTCATCCAGGCCCTCCAGTGCCAAGACAGCTTCTTGGCTGAAGAACTAAGGCTTCAAGTCCCTCATCCAG AGCAACAGGCTCGTTTGCCACTCCAGGAAGTCGGCCCAAAGGCCATCGCCTCAGCAAAAGCAGCTCAGCTGCAGGAGACCAGCGATGGGCTCACGCTTTGCCCCCTGGACCTCTTTCAGAAAATACAAGCTGAGGAAAAGGACGAG ATCTACCCGATCAAGGACAAAGAGACACGCACCCGACTGGCCTTGGTCATCTGCAACATTGATTTCAAGCACTGTAGCAACAGGGAAGGAGCCGAGGTGGATCTGGTCCAGATGAAGCTTCTCCTGGAAGGGCTGGGATACAGGGTGGAAACCGAGACCAACTTATGCTCACAA GATATGGCCGAGCGCTTAAAGAGCTTCGCAGCCCAGGAGGAACACAAGACCTCCGATAGCACCTTTGTGGTGCTCATGTCTCACGGCCTCCGGGAAGGCCTGTGTGGGGTGAAGAATGAGGACTCGTGCTCAGATCTCCTCTCCGTGGACACTGTCTTCTCCACCTTCAACAACAAGAACTGCCCGGCTCTGAGGGGGAAGCCCAAGGTCATCGTCATCCAGGCCTGCCGTGGCG CGAATAAAGGATTTGCATATGTGAGCGACTCGGCAACACCTTCGGCCACCCCCCTCAGCCCTGTCCAGTGGCCGGAAGAAGACTTTGAGAGCGATGTCATTCAGAAAGTACACGTGGAAAGCGACTTCATCTGCCTCTATTCCACAACCCCAG ATAATGTATCCTGGAGAAGCCCCCGAACTGGATCTCTCTTCATCACGCAGCTGATCAAAGATATCAAGAAACATGCCTGGAACTGCAACCTGGAGGAGATCTTCAGAAAG GTCATGCAGTCCTTTGAAAAAAACCCATGCCAGATGCCCTCCAAGGACCGAACCACCCTGACCAAAAAGCTCTACCTTTTCCCGGGGCACTAA